A genomic segment from Streptomyces antibioticus encodes:
- the afsQ1 gene encoding two-component system response regulator AfsQ1 gives MPSLLLIEDDDAIRTALELSLTRQGHRVATAASGEDGLKLLREQRPDLIVLDVMLPGIDGFEVCRRIRRTDQLPIILLTARSDDIDVVVGLESGADDYVVKPVQGRVLDARIRAVLRRGERESTDAATFGSLVIDRAAMTVTKNGEDLQLTPTELRLLLELSRRPGQALSRQQLLRLVWEHDYLGDSRLVDACVQRLRAKVEDVPSSPTLIRTVRGVGYRLDAPQ, from the coding sequence GTGCCTTCCCTGTTGCTGATCGAGGACGACGACGCCATCCGTACGGCCCTGGAGCTCTCACTGACGCGCCAGGGGCACCGTGTGGCGACCGCTGCGAGCGGTGAGGACGGTCTGAAGCTCCTGCGCGAGCAACGACCGGACCTGATCGTTCTGGATGTGATGCTGCCCGGAATCGACGGCTTCGAGGTGTGCCGGCGCATCCGGCGCACCGACCAGTTGCCGATCATCCTGCTGACCGCGCGGAGCGACGACATCGACGTCGTGGTCGGACTGGAGTCCGGCGCCGACGACTACGTCGTCAAACCCGTCCAGGGGCGGGTCCTCGACGCGCGGATCCGGGCCGTGCTGCGGCGCGGCGAGCGCGAGTCGACCGACGCGGCGACCTTCGGCAGCCTGGTCATCGACCGTGCGGCGATGACCGTCACGAAGAACGGCGAGGACCTCCAGCTCACCCCGACCGAACTGCGGCTGCTGCTCGAACTGAGCCGGCGGCCCGGTCAGGCGCTCTCCCGGCAGCAGTTGCTGCGGCTGGTGTGGGAGCACGACTACCTGGGCGACTCCCGGCTGGTGGACGCCTGTGTCCAGCGGCTGCGCGCCAAGGTCGAGGACGTGCCGTCGTCCCCCACGCTGATCCGCACCGTGCGCGGCGTCGGTTACCGCCTGGACGCCCCTCAGTGA
- a CDS encoding LysR family transcriptional regulator, which yields MVHQQRSQERPSPSGDTEDMVLSLAPRLAYFAGVARTEHVTRAARDMRVPQSTLSRAMVRLEQDLGVDLFARRGRTVSLTPAGRTFLTHVERALAEIGRAADEVRADADAATGKVAFGFLHTMGAETVPGLIHAFRADHPRVRFSLVQNYGEAMLEGLRAGELDLCLTSPVPDAPDLVARRLDEQKLRLVVPADHRLAARRRVRLAEAAEETFVTLEPGYGLRRITDDLCAEAGFRPRVAFEGEEAETLRGLVAAGLGVALLPPPAVARPGVVELTVTAPRAVREIGVAWLDGRPDTPPVAAFKKFLLSRRGSLLPT from the coding sequence ATGGTGCATCAGCAGAGGTCACAGGAGCGTCCGTCACCGTCCGGTGACACAGAAGACATGGTGCTGTCGCTGGCGCCCCGGCTCGCGTACTTCGCCGGCGTCGCCCGCACCGAGCACGTCACCCGCGCCGCGCGCGACATGCGGGTCCCGCAGTCGACGCTCTCCCGGGCGATGGTCCGCCTCGAACAGGACCTGGGCGTCGACCTGTTCGCCCGCCGCGGCCGCACGGTCTCCCTCACCCCGGCCGGGCGCACCTTCCTCACCCATGTCGAACGGGCCCTCGCCGAGATCGGGCGGGCCGCCGACGAGGTCCGCGCCGACGCCGACGCGGCCACCGGCAAGGTCGCCTTCGGGTTCCTGCACACCATGGGCGCCGAGACCGTGCCCGGCCTGATCCACGCCTTCCGCGCCGACCACCCCCGGGTCCGCTTCAGCCTCGTCCAGAACTACGGCGAGGCGATGCTCGAAGGGCTGCGCGCGGGGGAACTCGACCTCTGTCTGACTTCCCCGGTGCCCGACGCCCCCGACCTGGTCGCCCGCCGTCTCGACGAGCAGAAGCTGCGTCTGGTCGTGCCCGCCGACCACCGGCTCGCCGCCCGCCGCCGGGTCCGGCTCGCCGAGGCCGCCGAGGAGACCTTCGTGACCCTCGAACCCGGCTACGGCCTGCGCCGGATCACCGACGACCTCTGCGCGGAGGCCGGCTTCCGGCCCCGGGTCGCCTTCGAGGGCGAGGAGGCGGAGACCCTGCGGGGCCTGGTGGCGGCCGGTCTGGGGGTGGCCCTGCTGCCGCCCCCGGCCGTCGCCCGCCCCGGAGTGGTGGAGCTGACGGTCACGGCGCCGCGCGCGGTCCGCGAGATCGGCGTGGCCTGGCTGGACGGCCGTCCCGACACCCCGCCGGTGGCGGCCTTCAAGAAGTTCCTGCTCTCCCGGCGGGGCAGCCTGCTGCCGACCTGA
- a CDS encoding adenosine deaminase yields MTSQSIQTGHTPSADQIRRAPKVLLHDHLDGGLRPGTIVDLARDSGYSRLPETDPDKLGIWFREAADSGSLERYLETFSHTVGVMQTREALVRVARECAEDLAEDGVVYAEVRYAPEQHLEGGLTLEEVVEAVNEGFREGERTARANGHRIRVGALLTAMRHAARALEIAELANRYRDLGVVGFDIAGAEAGFPPTRHLDAFEYLKRENNHFTIHAGEAFGLPSIWQALQWCGADRLGHGVRIIDDIEVAQDGSVTLGRLASYVRDKRIPLELCPSSNLQTGAAASYAEHPIGLLRRLHFRATVNTDNRLMSGTSMSREFEHLVDAFGYTLDDMQWFSVNAMKSAFIPFDERLAMINDVIKPGYAELKSEWLFQQTASTSGSVVAGD; encoded by the coding sequence ATGACGAGCCAGAGCATCCAGACGGGCCACACCCCGAGCGCGGACCAGATCCGGCGGGCGCCCAAGGTTCTGCTGCACGACCATCTCGACGGCGGGCTGCGCCCCGGCACGATCGTCGACCTCGCCCGGGACTCCGGGTACTCCCGGCTCCCCGAGACCGACCCCGACAAGCTCGGCATCTGGTTCCGCGAGGCCGCGGACTCCGGTTCCCTGGAACGTTACTTGGAGACCTTCTCGCACACCGTCGGCGTGATGCAGACCCGCGAGGCGCTCGTCCGGGTCGCCCGCGAGTGCGCCGAGGACCTCGCCGAGGACGGAGTCGTCTACGCCGAGGTGCGCTACGCCCCCGAGCAGCACCTCGAAGGCGGGCTCACCCTCGAAGAGGTCGTCGAGGCCGTCAACGAGGGCTTCCGCGAAGGGGAACGCACGGCTCGCGCCAACGGCCACCGGATCCGCGTCGGCGCCCTGCTCACCGCCATGCGGCACGCCGCCCGCGCCCTGGAGATCGCCGAACTCGCCAACCGCTACCGGGACCTCGGGGTCGTCGGCTTCGACATCGCGGGCGCGGAGGCGGGCTTCCCGCCCACCCGGCACCTCGACGCCTTCGAGTATCTGAAGCGGGAGAACAACCACTTCACCATCCACGCCGGCGAGGCGTTCGGTCTGCCGTCCATCTGGCAGGCCCTCCAGTGGTGCGGCGCCGACCGGCTCGGGCACGGGGTGCGCATCATCGACGACATCGAGGTCGCGCAGGACGGCTCGGTCACGCTCGGCCGGCTCGCCTCCTACGTCCGCGACAAGCGCATCCCGCTGGAGCTGTGCCCCTCCTCCAACCTCCAGACCGGCGCGGCCGCCTCCTACGCCGAGCACCCGATCGGTCTGCTGCGCCGGCTGCACTTCCGGGCCACGGTCAACACCGACAACCGGCTGATGTCCGGCACCAGCATGAGCCGCGAATTCGAGCACCTTGTCGACGCGTTCGGTTACACGCTCGACGACATGCAATGGTTCTCGGTCAATGCTATGAAGTCAGCATTCATTCCTTTCGATGAACGACTCGCCATGATCAATGACGTGATCAAGCCCGGATATGCCGAGCTGAAGTCCGAATGGCTGTTCCAGCAGACCGCCTCCACCAGCGGTTCTGTGGTTGCAGGCGACTGA
- a CDS encoding uridine kinase family protein encodes MTRASKPTRGVVRGPADAAHWCPVTSLPPIPTRVVLLCGPSGSGKSLLAARSGLPVLRLDDFYKEGDDPTLPLVAGSTDIDWDHPDSWDAETAVAAIVELCGTGRTDIPVYDLSLSARTGTEAVEFGAVPLFIAEGIFAAEIVARCRELGVLADALCLSRGPVTTFRRRFLRDLREGRKSVPFLVRRGWRLMRAERSIVARQTALGAYACDRDEALDRLAAAAGDPALGSAEPAARTAA; translated from the coding sequence GTGACGCGCGCTTCAAAGCCGACCCGCGGGGTCGTGAGGGGCCCGGCGGATGCCGCACACTGGTGTCCCGTGACCTCCCTGCCGCCCATACCCACGCGAGTCGTGCTGCTCTGCGGCCCTTCCGGCTCCGGCAAGTCCCTCCTCGCCGCCCGCTCCGGCCTCCCCGTGCTGCGGCTCGACGACTTCTACAAGGAGGGTGACGACCCGACGCTGCCGCTGGTCGCCGGGAGCACCGACATCGACTGGGACCACCCGGACTCCTGGGACGCGGAGACGGCCGTCGCCGCGATCGTCGAGCTGTGCGGCACGGGCCGTACGGACATCCCCGTGTACGACCTCTCGCTGAGCGCGCGGACCGGCACGGAGGCGGTCGAGTTCGGGGCGGTCCCGCTGTTCATCGCGGAGGGCATCTTCGCGGCGGAGATCGTCGCACGCTGCCGTGAACTGGGCGTGCTGGCGGACGCGCTGTGTCTGAGCCGGGGTCCGGTGACGACGTTCCGCCGCCGTTTCCTGCGCGATCTGCGCGAGGGCCGCAAGTCGGTGCCGTTCCTGGTACGCCGCGGCTGGCGGCTGATGCGCGCCGAGCGGTCCATCGTGGCCCGGCAGACCGCGCTCGGCGCGTACGCCTGCGACCGGGACGAGGCGCTGGACCGGCTGGCGGCCGCGGCGGGCGACCCCGCGCTGGGCAGCGCCGAACCGGCGGCCAGGACCGCGGCGTAG
- a CDS encoding PspC domain-containing protein, giving the protein MSSLARPTQGRMIGGVCAALARRFGTSDTTMRVIFLLSCLLPGPQFLLYIALWVLLPSEGKARTTAW; this is encoded by the coding sequence ATGTCCAGCCTCGCCCGCCCCACCCAGGGCCGCATGATCGGCGGAGTGTGTGCCGCGCTGGCCCGGCGCTTCGGCACCTCCGACACCACGATGCGCGTGATCTTCCTGCTCTCCTGCCTGCTGCCGGGCCCGCAGTTCCTGCTCTACATAGCGCTGTGGGTCCTGCTGCCCTCGGAGGGGAAGGCGCGCACGACGGCCTGGTGA
- a CDS encoding SigE family RNA polymerase sigma factor, translating to MNKLHGLNTSAVITRLHDVHRGSEKSGVVSGRGCARNTGRQHTGFMTVVESGETAAHGGAAYREDTGERRSLTEAEFTAYVQERRASLYATAYHLTGDRFEAEDLLQSALFSTYRAWERISDKAAVGGYLRRTMTNLHISAWRRRKLNEYPTEELPETAGDTDAMRGTELRAVLWQALARLPELQRTMLVLRYYEGRTDPEIAEILDISVGTVKSSIWRSLRRLREDEVLSFGRDEEDAFGELVA from the coding sequence ATGAACAAGCTGCACGGCCTGAACACCAGCGCAGTGATCACGCGCCTGCACGACGTCCACCGGGGTTCAGAGAAGTCCGGTGTTGTGAGCGGGCGGGGGTGCGCTCGCAACACCGGGCGTCAGCACACCGGGTTCATGACGGTCGTCGAATCGGGGGAGACGGCGGCTCACGGGGGAGCCGCGTACAGGGAGGACACGGGGGAGCGTCGTTCGCTGACCGAGGCGGAGTTCACCGCCTACGTCCAGGAGCGCCGCGCCTCCCTGTACGCCACCGCCTACCACCTCACCGGCGACCGCTTCGAGGCCGAGGACCTGCTCCAGAGCGCGCTGTTCTCGACGTACCGGGCCTGGGAGCGGATCAGTGACAAGGCCGCGGTCGGCGGATACCTCCGCCGGACGATGACCAATCTGCACATCAGCGCGTGGCGCCGCCGCAAGCTGAACGAGTACCCGACCGAGGAGCTGCCGGAGACGGCCGGCGACACGGACGCGATGCGCGGCACCGAACTGCGCGCGGTCCTGTGGCAGGCGCTGGCCCGGCTGCCCGAACTCCAGCGGACGATGCTGGTCCTGCGCTACTACGAGGGCCGCACCGACCCGGAGATCGCGGAGATCCTCGACATCAGTGTCGGCACGGTGAAGTCCAGCATCTGGCGGTCGCTCCGCCGGCTGCGCGAGGACGAGGTCCTCAGCTTCGGCCGTGACGAGGAGGACGCCTTCGGGGAGCTTGTCGCCTGA
- a CDS encoding prolyl oligopeptidase family serine peptidase, which translates to MAQQATPARTARLGKALGPEPTTVSGAVLLLPGGEEVSDRRPSPLWATASVRALGRSLARAGQREGLAVHVVHYRYRGWNGGEAHLAADAAWAVDEIVRRYGDVPVCLAGVGMGGRAALRAAGGEAVNSVLALAPWLPAEDVAAAPEPVRQLVGRRVMIVHGTNDERCDPELSFRLATRAKKANRDVCRFEVHADGHGLHQYRDEVHALAADFVLGVLFGQSFARPVEDALAAPPPLGLRMPLAVGFGKSLHH; encoded by the coding sequence ATGGCACAGCAAGCGACTCCGGCCCGAACGGCCCGGCTGGGGAAGGCACTCGGCCCCGAGCCGACGACGGTGAGCGGAGCGGTCCTGCTGCTCCCCGGCGGCGAGGAGGTCTCCGACCGCAGACCGTCCCCGCTGTGGGCGACGGCGTCCGTCCGCGCCCTGGGGCGCTCCCTGGCCCGGGCGGGACAGCGGGAGGGTCTGGCCGTCCACGTCGTGCACTACCGCTACCGCGGCTGGAACGGCGGCGAGGCCCATCTCGCGGCGGACGCGGCCTGGGCGGTGGACGAGATCGTACGGCGGTACGGGGACGTGCCGGTGTGCCTGGCCGGGGTCGGCATGGGCGGCCGGGCCGCGCTGCGCGCCGCGGGCGGGGAGGCCGTCAACTCCGTGCTGGCGCTGGCCCCCTGGCTGCCCGCGGAGGACGTGGCCGCGGCGCCCGAGCCGGTCAGGCAGTTGGTGGGGCGGCGCGTGATGATCGTGCACGGCACCAACGACGAACGCTGCGACCCGGAGCTGTCGTTCCGGCTGGCGACCCGGGCGAAGAAGGCCAACCGGGACGTGTGCCGGTTCGAAGTGCACGCCGACGGACACGGGCTGCACCAGTACCGCGACGAAGTCCACGCCCTCGCCGCCGACTTCGTCCTCGGGGTGCTGTTCGGGCAGTCCTTCGCGCGGCCGGTCGAGGACGCGCTGGCGGCCCCGCCGCCGCTGGGGCTGCGGATGCCGCTGGCGGTGGGGTTCGGCAAGTCCCTGCACCACTGA
- a CDS encoding sensor histidine kinase, with product MTERHGGLRGWTAGRKGKLSRLRFTSLRLRLVMVFGAVALTAAVSASGIAYWLNREAVLTRTQGAVLRDFEQEMQNRAGSLPEHPSQDELLHTAGQMANSSQRFSVLLVGADVTGRTVYGSSGGLNGFSLEDVPASLRTAVNKQQDGGDSSPYHLYWQRVVDDGTPYLVAGTKVIGGGPTGYMRKSLEPEAKDLNSLAWSLGIATGLALIGAALLAQAAATTVLKPVHRLGVAARRLGEGRLDTRLRVSGTDELADLSRTFNRTAEALEKRVADMASRDDASRRFVADMSHELRTPLTAITAVTEVLEEELDAESGSIDPMIEPAVRLVVSETRRLNNLVENLMEVTRFDAGTARLVLDDVDVADQITACIDARAWLDAVDLDAERGIHAQLDPRRLDVIMANLIGNALKHGGSPVRVSVTAARDEVVIAVRDHGPGIPEEVLPHVFDRFYKASASRPRSEGSGLGLSIALENAHIHGGEITAANSPEGGAVFTLRLPQDASDPDDPDEAVDPVDPGDPGEPGEKAARSVPDEEKAR from the coding sequence GTGACCGAACGGCACGGGGGGCTCCGCGGCTGGACCGCGGGACGCAAGGGGAAGCTGTCACGGCTGCGTTTCACCAGCCTGCGACTGCGGCTGGTGATGGTCTTCGGGGCCGTGGCGCTGACCGCGGCGGTGTCCGCCTCGGGCATCGCCTACTGGCTCAACCGCGAGGCCGTGCTCACCCGTACCCAGGGCGCGGTGCTGCGCGACTTCGAGCAGGAGATGCAGAACCGGGCGGGATCGCTGCCCGAGCATCCCTCGCAGGACGAACTGCTGCACACCGCCGGGCAGATGGCCAACAGCAGCCAGCGCTTCAGTGTGCTGCTGGTCGGCGCGGATGTCACCGGCCGCACGGTGTACGGCAGTTCGGGCGGGCTGAACGGCTTCTCGCTGGAGGACGTGCCCGCCTCGCTGCGCACCGCGGTGAACAAACAGCAGGACGGCGGCGACAGTTCGCCGTACCACCTGTACTGGCAGCGCGTCGTGGACGACGGGACGCCGTATCTGGTGGCCGGGACGAAGGTGATCGGGGGCGGGCCGACCGGGTACATGCGCAAGTCGCTGGAGCCGGAGGCCAAGGACCTCAACTCGCTGGCCTGGTCGCTGGGGATCGCCACCGGGCTCGCGCTGATCGGCGCCGCGCTGCTCGCGCAGGCCGCCGCCACCACCGTACTGAAGCCGGTGCACCGGCTCGGGGTCGCGGCGCGGCGGCTGGGCGAGGGGCGGCTCGACACCCGGCTGCGGGTCTCGGGGACGGACGAACTCGCCGATCTGTCACGGACGTTCAACCGGACGGCGGAGGCGCTGGAGAAGCGGGTCGCCGACATGGCGAGCCGGGACGACGCGTCCCGGCGGTTCGTCGCCGACATGTCGCACGAGCTGCGCACCCCGCTGACCGCCATCACCGCCGTCACGGAGGTGCTGGAGGAGGAACTGGACGCCGAGTCGGGCAGCATCGACCCGATGATCGAGCCGGCCGTGCGGCTGGTGGTCAGCGAGACACGGCGGCTCAACAACCTCGTCGAGAACCTGATGGAGGTGACCCGCTTCGACGCGGGCACGGCGCGGCTGGTCCTGGACGACGTCGACGTGGCCGACCAGATCACCGCCTGCATCGACGCGCGCGCCTGGCTGGACGCGGTGGACCTGGACGCCGAGCGCGGCATCCACGCCCAGCTCGACCCGCGCCGGCTGGACGTGATCATGGCCAACCTGATCGGCAACGCGCTCAAGCACGGCGGTTCGCCGGTGCGGGTGTCGGTGACGGCGGCGCGCGACGAGGTCGTCATCGCGGTGCGCGACCACGGGCCCGGCATCCCGGAGGAGGTGCTGCCGCACGTCTTCGACCGGTTCTACAAGGCGAGCGCCTCCCGGCCGCGCTCCGAGGGCAGCGGTCTCGGCCTGTCCATCGCGCTGGAGAACGCCCATATCCACGGCGGCGAGATCACGGCCGCCAACTCCCCCGAGGGCGGGGCGGTGTTCACCCTGCGGCTGCCCCAGGACGCCTCCGATCCGGACGATCCGGACGAGGCAGTCGATCCAGTCGATCCAGGGGATCCGGGTGAACCCGGTGAGAAGGCCGCGCGGTCCGTGCCGGACGAGGAGAAGGCTCGATGA
- a CDS encoding VanZ family protein, with product MQRQGSIGGSAAIRLRATGILLLAAHLAFVAWCTLRPLDVPWVRPSNLHPFDGIRADLRLGGPEAARRIGEGLALLAPLGVLLPLAHGRLRVSPWASLLRTVAAGALMSLAIELLQTGVPGRVVDVDSLLLNTLGVALAHAAVVPAARTWLRRRNERHGRAAVRTEEGAQGRTPRIPRVGIAP from the coding sequence GTGCAGCGTCAAGGCTCCATCGGCGGCAGCGCCGCGATCCGTCTCCGCGCGACCGGGATTCTCCTCCTGGCCGCCCACCTCGCGTTCGTCGCCTGGTGCACGCTGCGCCCGCTCGACGTGCCCTGGGTCAGACCCAGCAATCTGCACCCCTTCGACGGGATCCGCGCCGATCTCCGGCTCGGCGGGCCCGAGGCGGCCCGGCGGATCGGTGAGGGGCTGGCGCTGCTGGCCCCGCTGGGTGTGCTGCTGCCGCTGGCCCACGGCCGGCTCCGGGTGTCGCCGTGGGCGTCCCTGCTCCGTACCGTCGCGGCGGGCGCCCTGATGTCGCTGGCCATCGAGCTGCTCCAGACCGGCGTGCCGGGGCGGGTCGTGGACGTGGACTCGCTGCTGCTGAACACCCTGGGCGTGGCGCTGGCGCACGCCGCGGTGGTGCCGGCGGCCCGGACCTGGCTGCGCCGCAGGAACGAGCGGCACGGGCGGGCGGCGGTCCGTACGGAGGAGGGGGCTCAGGGTCGGACCCCGAGGATTCCCAGGGTCGGGATCGCCCCCTAG
- a CDS encoding aldehyde dehydrogenase family protein produces MSDRTNERLSVFKTYKLYVGGKFPRSESGRVYEVTDPKGKWLANAPQSSRKDARDAVVAARKAFGGWSGATAYNRGQVLYRVAEMLEGRRDQFTREVADAEGLSKSKAAAVVDATIDRWVWYAGWTDKIAQVVGGGNPVAGPYFNLSSPEPTGVVAVLAPQESSFLGLVSVVAPVIATGNTAVVIASEKAPLPALSLGEVLATSDVPGGVVNVLSGRTAEIAAPLASHQDVNAIDLAGADEVLAKELEIAAADNLKRVLRPQPVDYALTPGTDRLTAFLETKTVWHPTGSLGASGSAY; encoded by the coding sequence ATGTCTGACCGCACCAACGAGCGTCTGAGCGTCTTCAAGACCTACAAGCTGTACGTCGGCGGGAAGTTCCCGCGTTCCGAGAGCGGCCGGGTGTACGAAGTGACGGACCCGAAGGGCAAGTGGCTGGCCAACGCCCCGCAGTCGAGCCGTAAGGACGCCCGGGACGCGGTCGTCGCGGCCCGCAAGGCGTTCGGCGGCTGGTCCGGGGCCACCGCCTACAACCGGGGCCAGGTCCTCTACCGCGTCGCCGAGATGCTGGAGGGCCGCCGGGACCAGTTCACGCGCGAAGTGGCCGACGCCGAGGGCCTGTCGAAGTCGAAGGCGGCCGCGGTGGTCGACGCGACGATCGACCGCTGGGTCTGGTACGCGGGCTGGACGGACAAGATCGCCCAGGTGGTGGGCGGCGGAAACCCGGTCGCGGGCCCGTACTTCAACCTGTCCTCCCCCGAGCCGACCGGCGTGGTCGCCGTCCTGGCGCCGCAGGAGTCGTCCTTCCTGGGCCTGGTCAGCGTGGTCGCCCCGGTGATCGCCACCGGCAACACGGCGGTCGTGATCGCCAGCGAGAAGGCCCCGCTGCCCGCCCTCTCCCTGGGCGAGGTGCTCGCCACCTCCGACGTCCCCGGCGGTGTCGTCAACGTCCTGTCCGGCCGTACGGCGGAGATCGCGGCGCCGCTCGCCTCCCATCAGGACGTCAACGCGATCGACCTCGCGGGCGCCGACGAGGTGCTGGCGAAGGAGCTGGAGATCGCGGCGGCCGACAACCTCAAGCGCGTTCTCCGTCCACAGCCTGTGGATTACGCGCTGACCCCGGGCACCGACCGCCTGACGGCCTTCCTGGAGACCAAGACGGTCTGGCACCCCACGGGTTCCCTGGGCGCGTCCGGCTCGGCCTACTAG